The nucleotide sequence TGCCAAGAAGGGTTTGTTTTTGAAAGCAAAATTATCGGCGGTGCAATTCCCAAAGAGTATATCCCCGCTTGCGAAAAAGGCTTCCTTGATGCAGTTAACAGCGGACTTTTAATCGGTTATCCGGTAACTGGTGTAAGAGTAATTCTCGAAAATGGAAGTTATCACCGAGAAGATTCTTCGGAATTAGCATTCCGAACTGCTGCGCGTTTTGCTTTCGAGCAAGCATTCCAAAAAGCTAATCCTGCGATCTTAGAACCGATTATGCTGGTGGAAGTGGAAACACCAAACGAGTATTTCGGAAGAGTGCAGGGAGATCTTTCTTCTCGACGCGGTTTGTTGTTGGGATCGGAAACTATGGAAGGATACTCGGTAATTCGTGCAGAAGTTCCGTTGAAGGAGATGTTTGGTTATTCGACAGATTTGCGATCGCTAACTGCCGGACAAGCTAGCTTCACAATGGAGTTTGCCGAATATCGACAAGTTCCACCAACGATTCAGCAGCAATTGATTGCACATGGAGGAAGATGACCTCTCCCCCATCCCCTCTCCTACGAGGAGAGGGGAGATAAAGAAACCGGGTTTCTTCAAGAAACCCGGTTTCTTAATGCGTAACTAGCAAATATTTTGTCATTCTTAAGTAAATGAGATCGCTTTGCGTTTAATCATCGCATTATCATAATAGAAATAGATAAGATTGTAAACGATCAAAAAATGGCACAAATTACCACGACTGAATTACCCCAAAACCTTCAAACTCTATTTATAGAGGTCGAACGTACCAAAACTCCCCTAACAGTAATCCATGAAGGAAAACCATTAGTAATTATCTATCCTGCCACCACTCAAGCTTCACGACCCGCTTTTGGAGTGATGAAAGGAAGCGGTGAAATATTAGGAGATTTAATTGCTCCTGTAGCCGAACTTTAAAATCCCGTCAATATTTAACCTTATTTTGTCTTTAGTTGTTCTAATTTTTGTCTAATCAATATCTCAACTTCCTCAACCTCAGAATTTGATTTCGGGATGTCAAAAATCTCGGTCGCAGCTTCAGAGGTAAATCTGTCAACAAAGGTATGAAACGCTGCCTTATCGTTGGGGTGAGCAATGACGTAAGCTCTCAGATCGATTTTAGTCATGCTATTAAAGTCAGGCTTTATCACAAAAACTTCCAAAGACCGTTGGGATAAACTTCTATCTCTACTCTATGTTATCTCCTGCCAAGATAAACAGATTACCTGTTCGCTCGTCTAGGCGGACAACGAAAATAGGAGTGAATGTATTGGTTAAGGATTGACATAGTACGACACATCTAATGGCTTGTTCTTTTTGCCCAATCGAGCCGATTGCGATCGCTCTTTGTCCAATTATCACATTGTTATAGAGCAAATAGCCTTATAATAAAACATAGCCTAATTTCGGAGGCTACAAATTTGTCTTACCGAATTGCTTTTTCCAGAATCAGTCTGTCTCATTTGCAAGCCTTCACAGCAAGGGAGCAAAAAATTATTAGGGATGCTCTGACTGAACAGTTGAGCTACGAACCAACTGTACCAACTAGAAACCGTAAAGAAATGCGTCCGAACTTGCTGGCGGTGTGGGAATTGCGGATAGGAGAATTTCGAGTATATTATGATGTAGATGAGGAAGAAAGCATCGTGGATATCCGTGCTATTGGTACTAAGGAAGGAAATCAAGTTCGCATTGGCGGGGAGATAGTTGAATTATGAAAAAAGTTGAAATTAGCGAGATTTATTCAGTGCTTGAGAAAGACGAGAAAACTGAACTACCACTCATTTTAACTCGTAACGGTCAGCCTGTTGCCGCATTGGTTCCAGTTGAAGATGTTGACATGGAAACCATGAGCATCAGCATGAATCCAAAATTCATTAATATCATTGAACAATCCAGGAAAAGTCAAAAAGAAGAAGGCAGAATTTTTTTAGAAGATATCGATCAACATTAGAAAGATAAGTTCAAAGCCATGACGCTGAAAGAATTAGAGCCTCAACTGCTGGCACTATCGGATGTTTCTGCGGGCTTTGGGACACGATGTTTTAACGGTTCAAGAAGCGGGCAACGCAAATCAGGGAATGCCTGATTCAGATGTGTTAGCTTTTGCTACTAGCGAGAAAAGAGCGGTTCTTACTCAAAACCGTAAAGATTTCTTTCGACTCCATCGCATCGCATACAGCCAGATCATGGGGGTATTATCGCTTGTACAAACGATAATGCTACGCATCGCTAGCGCGAACGCAATTGGGATGTATTGGCGAACCGAATCCATGCTGTAATTACAGCCGAAGATCGTTTACAAGGCAAACTAATTCGTATTGTGCGTCCTGCGATGTAATCGTAGAGTTAGTTAATTTAAAAATA is from Leptolyngbyaceae cyanobacterium and encodes:
- a CDS encoding type II toxin-antitoxin system prevent-host-death family antitoxin codes for the protein MKKVEISEIYSVLEKDEKTELPLILTRNGQPVAALVPVEDVDMETMSISMNPKFINIIEQSRKSQKEEGRIFLEDIDQH
- a CDS encoding DUF5615 family PIN-like protein, which encodes MFLRALGHDVLTVQEAGNANQGMPDSDVLAFATSEKRAVLTQNRKDFFRLHRIAYSQIMGVLSLVQTIMLRIASANAIGMYWRTESML
- a CDS encoding type II toxin-antitoxin system RelE/ParE family toxin, with amino-acid sequence MSYRIAFSRISLSHLQAFTAREQKIIRDALTEQLSYEPTVPTRNRKEMRPNLLAVWELRIGEFRVYYDVDEEESIVDIRAIGTKEGNQVRIGGEIVEL